A window of the Henckelia pumila isolate YLH828 chromosome 3, ASM3356847v2, whole genome shotgun sequence genome harbors these coding sequences:
- the LOC140886488 gene encoding probable inactive histone-lysine N-methyltransferase SUVR2 isoform X4, translating into MSKETKERVANAFRAMKSIGISEDKIKPVLKSLLKLFDKNWTLIEEENYRALADAIFERDEVEAAECSRRTLNSVAAEHPKQIVNGEKEDCLEEEAQASEEPERPLKRLRHRNQDGQISSPSTSNINAPKTPLVKPKEEPDELPEGNLPKANGSHCTVDPVDTCQSLGANKQEQHTSAKSLIVDEKNDPCQLSDIGKFQQNTSPGTERRLPSHPMRLRDRGKGSASPQSGEKSAVSGIPSDAACLKDPNNKCDNVLSPSPKQKSNTNHTLIKPKDEPIIDDTPCPGFPVAKVHPDDDPELSASHTAQRIGAADGNAAANELRNSGALAKIPDAPGAGCLGFRSVSGSIVQFDSGVPLPNALPLPPTCTGMDDVTTLKKMASLDDCGSNGVSCAEEMNDLSLEVAHQLLVAPNTVSSLDGVLDIAKGLEKVIITIMNEVNDERPPSFFYIPQNAVFQNAYLNFSLARMGDNNCCGTCSGDCLLLSTPCACAHETGGEFAYTTEGLVKDDFLNECISMNRDPKKHCQFFCKECVLERSKNEDVVEPCKGHLVRKFIKECWWKCGCNILCGNRVVQRGISRKLQVFMISEVKGWGLRTLEDLPKGAFVCEYVGEVLTNAELFDRVSRSPKGEKHSYPVLLDADWGAEEVLKDEEALCLDATYYGNVARFINHRCYDSNMVEIPVEVETPDHHYYHLAFFTTRNVKAMEELTWDYGIDFDDHDHPIKAFRCQCGSKFCRNIKRSSRSRSSRR; encoded by the exons ATGAGCAAAGAGACAAAAGAAAGGGTTGCAAATGCCTTTCGTGCTATGAAAAGTATTGGGATCTCTGAGGATAAGATAAAGCCGGTATTGAAAAGTTTGCTAAAGTTGTTTGATAAAAATTGGACGCTTATTGAAGAAGAAAATTATCGAGCCCTTGCTGATGCTATTTTTGAGAGAGATGAAGTAGAG GCTGCAGAGTGCTCCAGGAGGACCTTGAACAGCGTA GCCGCAGAGCATCCGAAGCAGATTGTGAATGGTGAA AAAGAGGATTGCTTGGAGGAAGAAGCTCAGGCTTCTGAAGAGCCTGAACGGCCTTTAAAAAGACTGCGACATAGAAATCAGGATGGTCAAATTTCCTCCCCAAGCACTTCTAATATTAATGCACCCAAAACTCCACTTGTCAAGCCAAAAGAAGAACCAGATGAACTACCTGAAGGCAATTTGCCAAAGGCAAATGGTTCACACTGTACAGTGGATCCGGTTGACACATGTCAATCGCTTGGTGCTAATAAACAAGAGCAACATACTTCTGCCAAATCCTTGATTGTCGATGAGAAAAATGATCCCTGCCAGCTCAGTGACATAGGCAAATTTCAGCAAAATACCTCACCGGGAACAGAAAGGAGATTGCCTTCTCATCCAATGAGGCTGAGAGACAGAGGAAAGGGATCTGCCTCTCCACAGTCTGGGGAGAAGAGTGCAGTTTCTGGAATTCCATCTGATGCAGCATGCCTAAAAGACCCAAATAATAAGTGTGACAATGTTTTGTCACCCTCGCCCAAACAAAAGAGCAATACCAATCATACTCTGATTAAGCCTAAAGATGAGCCAATCATTGATGACACACCATGTCCAGGGTTTCCTGTGGCCAAGGTCCATCCAG ATGATGACCCTGAACTCTCAGCATCCCATACTGCTCAAAGAATAGGCGCAGCTGATGGAAATGCTGCTGCAAATGAACTGAGAAACAGTGGAGCTCTAGCAAAGATCCCAG ATGCCCCAGGTGCTGGATGTTTGGGTTTTAGGTCTGTTAGTGGATCAATTGTTCAGTTTGATTCTGGGGTGCCTCTTCCCAATGCATTGCCACTTCCTCCAACTTGTACTGGCATGGATGATGTCACAACTCTAAAGAAGATGGCAAGTCTAGATGACTGTGGATCAAACGGAGTGAGCTGTGCTGAAGAAATGAATGATTTGAGCTTGGAGGTTGCCCATCAGCTGCTAGTGGCTCCGAATACTGTCAGCTCACTTGATGGTGTTTTGGATATTGCCAAGGGACTGGAAAAAGTTATAATCACAATAATGAATGAAGTCAATGATGAGCGTCCTCCATCTTTCTTTTACATACCCCAAAATGCAGTTTTTCAAAATGCATATTTGAATTTCTCTCTGGCTCGTATGGGAGATAATAACTGTTGTGGTACTTGTTCTGGGGATTGTCTGTTGTTATCCACTCCCTGCGCCTGTGCACATGAAACTGGAGGTGAATTTGCATACACTACCGAAGGCCTTGTTAAAGATGACTTTCTTAACGAGTGTATTTCCATGAATCGTGATCCAAAGAAGCACTGCCAGTTTTTCTGTAAGGAATGCGTTCTTGAAAGATCAAAAAATGAAGATGTCGTTGAACCTTGCAAAGGGCATCTAGTGAGGAAGTTCATCAAAGAATGCTGGTGGAAATGTGGCTGCAATATACTGTGTGGAAACCGAGTAGTACAGAGAGGAATAAGTCGCAAATTACAG GTGTTTATGATATCTGAAGTTAAGGGGTGGGGTCTACGTACACTGGAGGACCTGCCAAAAGGTGCATTTGTTTGTGAGTATGTTGGAGAAGTTTTAACGAATGCAGAGCTCTTTGATCGTGTTTCACGCAGTCCCAAAGGGGAGAAACATTCATATCCTGTTCTTCTTGATGCTGATTGGGGTGCGGAAGAAGTACTCAAAGACGAAGAAGCTCTTTGTTTGGATGCTACTTATTATGGAAATGTTGCGAGGTTTATCAATCACAG ATGTTATGACTCAAACATGGTTGAGATACCTGTGGAAGTGGAGACTCCGGATCACCACTATTATCAT CTCGCATTCTTTACTACAAGAAACGTGAAAGCGATGGAAGAACTTACTTGG GATTatggtattgattttgatgacCACGACCATCCTATAAAGGCATTTCGTTGTCAATGTGGCAGCAAGTTTTGCCGCAACATAAAACGTTCAAGTA GATCTAGATCATCGAGAAGATGA
- the LOC140886488 gene encoding probable inactive histone-lysine N-methyltransferase SUVR2 isoform X3, translated as MSKETKERVANAFRAMKSIGISEDKIKPVLKSLLKLFDKNWTLIEEENYRALADAIFERDEVEAAECSRRTLNSVAAEHPKQIVNGEKEDCLEEEAQASEEPERPLKRLRHRNQDGQISSPSTSNINAPKTPLVKPKEEPDELPEGNLPKANGSHCTVDPVDTCQSLGANKQEQHTSAKSLIVDEKNDPCQLSDIGKFQQNTSPGTERRLPSHPMRLRDRGKGSASPQSGEKSAVSGIPSDAACLKDPNNKCDNVLSPSPKQKSNTNHTLIKPKDEPIIDDTPCPGFPVAKVHPDDDPELSASHTAQRIGAADGNAAANELRNSGALAKIPADAPGAGCLGFRSVSGSIVQFDSGVPLPNALPLPPTCTGMDDVTTLKKMASLDDCGSNGVSCAEEMNDLSLEVAHQLLVAPNTVSSLDGVLDIAKGLEKVIITIMNEVNDERPPSFFYIPQNAVFQNAYLNFSLARMGDNNCCGTCSGDCLLLSTPCACAHETGGEFAYTTEGLVKDDFLNECISMNRDPKKHCQFFCKECVLERSKNEDVVEPCKGHLVRKFIKECWWKCGCNILCGNRVVQRGISRKLQVFMISEVKGWGLRTLEDLPKGAFVCEYVGEVLTNAELFDRVSRSPKGEKHSYPVLLDADWGAEEVLKDEEALCLDATYYGNVARFINHRCYDSNMVEIPVEVETPDHHYYHLAFFTTRNVKAMEELTWDYGIDFDDHDHPIKAFRCQCGSKFCRNIKRSSRSRSSRR; from the exons ATGAGCAAAGAGACAAAAGAAAGGGTTGCAAATGCCTTTCGTGCTATGAAAAGTATTGGGATCTCTGAGGATAAGATAAAGCCGGTATTGAAAAGTTTGCTAAAGTTGTTTGATAAAAATTGGACGCTTATTGAAGAAGAAAATTATCGAGCCCTTGCTGATGCTATTTTTGAGAGAGATGAAGTAGAG GCTGCAGAGTGCTCCAGGAGGACCTTGAACAGCGTA GCCGCAGAGCATCCGAAGCAGATTGTGAATGGTGAA AAAGAGGATTGCTTGGAGGAAGAAGCTCAGGCTTCTGAAGAGCCTGAACGGCCTTTAAAAAGACTGCGACATAGAAATCAGGATGGTCAAATTTCCTCCCCAAGCACTTCTAATATTAATGCACCCAAAACTCCACTTGTCAAGCCAAAAGAAGAACCAGATGAACTACCTGAAGGCAATTTGCCAAAGGCAAATGGTTCACACTGTACAGTGGATCCGGTTGACACATGTCAATCGCTTGGTGCTAATAAACAAGAGCAACATACTTCTGCCAAATCCTTGATTGTCGATGAGAAAAATGATCCCTGCCAGCTCAGTGACATAGGCAAATTTCAGCAAAATACCTCACCGGGAACAGAAAGGAGATTGCCTTCTCATCCAATGAGGCTGAGAGACAGAGGAAAGGGATCTGCCTCTCCACAGTCTGGGGAGAAGAGTGCAGTTTCTGGAATTCCATCTGATGCAGCATGCCTAAAAGACCCAAATAATAAGTGTGACAATGTTTTGTCACCCTCGCCCAAACAAAAGAGCAATACCAATCATACTCTGATTAAGCCTAAAGATGAGCCAATCATTGATGACACACCATGTCCAGGGTTTCCTGTGGCCAAGGTCCATCCAG ATGATGACCCTGAACTCTCAGCATCCCATACTGCTCAAAGAATAGGCGCAGCTGATGGAAATGCTGCTGCAAATGAACTGAGAAACAGTGGAGCTCTAGCAAAGATCCCAG CAGATGCCCCAGGTGCTGGATGTTTGGGTTTTAGGTCTGTTAGTGGATCAATTGTTCAGTTTGATTCTGGGGTGCCTCTTCCCAATGCATTGCCACTTCCTCCAACTTGTACTGGCATGGATGATGTCACAACTCTAAAGAAGATGGCAAGTCTAGATGACTGTGGATCAAACGGAGTGAGCTGTGCTGAAGAAATGAATGATTTGAGCTTGGAGGTTGCCCATCAGCTGCTAGTGGCTCCGAATACTGTCAGCTCACTTGATGGTGTTTTGGATATTGCCAAGGGACTGGAAAAAGTTATAATCACAATAATGAATGAAGTCAATGATGAGCGTCCTCCATCTTTCTTTTACATACCCCAAAATGCAGTTTTTCAAAATGCATATTTGAATTTCTCTCTGGCTCGTATGGGAGATAATAACTGTTGTGGTACTTGTTCTGGGGATTGTCTGTTGTTATCCACTCCCTGCGCCTGTGCACATGAAACTGGAGGTGAATTTGCATACACTACCGAAGGCCTTGTTAAAGATGACTTTCTTAACGAGTGTATTTCCATGAATCGTGATCCAAAGAAGCACTGCCAGTTTTTCTGTAAGGAATGCGTTCTTGAAAGATCAAAAAATGAAGATGTCGTTGAACCTTGCAAAGGGCATCTAGTGAGGAAGTTCATCAAAGAATGCTGGTGGAAATGTGGCTGCAATATACTGTGTGGAAACCGAGTAGTACAGAGAGGAATAAGTCGCAAATTACAG GTGTTTATGATATCTGAAGTTAAGGGGTGGGGTCTACGTACACTGGAGGACCTGCCAAAAGGTGCATTTGTTTGTGAGTATGTTGGAGAAGTTTTAACGAATGCAGAGCTCTTTGATCGTGTTTCACGCAGTCCCAAAGGGGAGAAACATTCATATCCTGTTCTTCTTGATGCTGATTGGGGTGCGGAAGAAGTACTCAAAGACGAAGAAGCTCTTTGTTTGGATGCTACTTATTATGGAAATGTTGCGAGGTTTATCAATCACAG ATGTTATGACTCAAACATGGTTGAGATACCTGTGGAAGTGGAGACTCCGGATCACCACTATTATCAT CTCGCATTCTTTACTACAAGAAACGTGAAAGCGATGGAAGAACTTACTTGG GATTatggtattgattttgatgacCACGACCATCCTATAAAGGCATTTCGTTGTCAATGTGGCAGCAAGTTTTGCCGCAACATAAAACGTTCAAGTA GATCTAGATCATCGAGAAGATGA
- the LOC140886488 gene encoding probable inactive histone-lysine N-methyltransferase SUVR2 isoform X2, protein MSKETKERVANAFRAMKSIGISEDKIKPVLKSLLKLFDKNWTLIEEENYRALADAIFERDEVEAAECSRRTLNSVAAEHPKQIVNGEKEDCLEEEAQASEEPERPLKRLRHRNQDGQISSPSTSNINAPKTPLVKPKEEPDELPEGNLPKANGSHCTVDPVDTCQSLGANKQEQHTSAKSLIVDEKNDPCQLSDIGKFQQNTSPGTERRLPSHPMRLRDRGKGSASPQSGEKSAVSGIPSDAACLKDPNNKCDNVLSPSPKQKSNTNHTLIKPKDEPIIDDTPCPGFPVAKVHPDTLNEGGALRMNGTIADDDPELSASHTAQRIGAADGNAAANELRNSGALAKIPDAPGAGCLGFRSVSGSIVQFDSGVPLPNALPLPPTCTGMDDVTTLKKMASLDDCGSNGVSCAEEMNDLSLEVAHQLLVAPNTVSSLDGVLDIAKGLEKVIITIMNEVNDERPPSFFYIPQNAVFQNAYLNFSLARMGDNNCCGTCSGDCLLLSTPCACAHETGGEFAYTTEGLVKDDFLNECISMNRDPKKHCQFFCKECVLERSKNEDVVEPCKGHLVRKFIKECWWKCGCNILCGNRVVQRGISRKLQVFMISEVKGWGLRTLEDLPKGAFVCEYVGEVLTNAELFDRVSRSPKGEKHSYPVLLDADWGAEEVLKDEEALCLDATYYGNVARFINHRCYDSNMVEIPVEVETPDHHYYHLAFFTTRNVKAMEELTWDYGIDFDDHDHPIKAFRCQCGSKFCRNIKRSSRSRSSRR, encoded by the exons ATGAGCAAAGAGACAAAAGAAAGGGTTGCAAATGCCTTTCGTGCTATGAAAAGTATTGGGATCTCTGAGGATAAGATAAAGCCGGTATTGAAAAGTTTGCTAAAGTTGTTTGATAAAAATTGGACGCTTATTGAAGAAGAAAATTATCGAGCCCTTGCTGATGCTATTTTTGAGAGAGATGAAGTAGAG GCTGCAGAGTGCTCCAGGAGGACCTTGAACAGCGTA GCCGCAGAGCATCCGAAGCAGATTGTGAATGGTGAA AAAGAGGATTGCTTGGAGGAAGAAGCTCAGGCTTCTGAAGAGCCTGAACGGCCTTTAAAAAGACTGCGACATAGAAATCAGGATGGTCAAATTTCCTCCCCAAGCACTTCTAATATTAATGCACCCAAAACTCCACTTGTCAAGCCAAAAGAAGAACCAGATGAACTACCTGAAGGCAATTTGCCAAAGGCAAATGGTTCACACTGTACAGTGGATCCGGTTGACACATGTCAATCGCTTGGTGCTAATAAACAAGAGCAACATACTTCTGCCAAATCCTTGATTGTCGATGAGAAAAATGATCCCTGCCAGCTCAGTGACATAGGCAAATTTCAGCAAAATACCTCACCGGGAACAGAAAGGAGATTGCCTTCTCATCCAATGAGGCTGAGAGACAGAGGAAAGGGATCTGCCTCTCCACAGTCTGGGGAGAAGAGTGCAGTTTCTGGAATTCCATCTGATGCAGCATGCCTAAAAGACCCAAATAATAAGTGTGACAATGTTTTGTCACCCTCGCCCAAACAAAAGAGCAATACCAATCATACTCTGATTAAGCCTAAAGATGAGCCAATCATTGATGACACACCATGTCCAGGGTTTCCTGTGGCCAAGGTCCATCCAG ataCATTGAATGAAGGAGGCGCTTTGAGAATGAATGGCACCATTGCAGATGATGACCCTGAACTCTCAGCATCCCATACTGCTCAAAGAATAGGCGCAGCTGATGGAAATGCTGCTGCAAATGAACTGAGAAACAGTGGAGCTCTAGCAAAGATCCCAG ATGCCCCAGGTGCTGGATGTTTGGGTTTTAGGTCTGTTAGTGGATCAATTGTTCAGTTTGATTCTGGGGTGCCTCTTCCCAATGCATTGCCACTTCCTCCAACTTGTACTGGCATGGATGATGTCACAACTCTAAAGAAGATGGCAAGTCTAGATGACTGTGGATCAAACGGAGTGAGCTGTGCTGAAGAAATGAATGATTTGAGCTTGGAGGTTGCCCATCAGCTGCTAGTGGCTCCGAATACTGTCAGCTCACTTGATGGTGTTTTGGATATTGCCAAGGGACTGGAAAAAGTTATAATCACAATAATGAATGAAGTCAATGATGAGCGTCCTCCATCTTTCTTTTACATACCCCAAAATGCAGTTTTTCAAAATGCATATTTGAATTTCTCTCTGGCTCGTATGGGAGATAATAACTGTTGTGGTACTTGTTCTGGGGATTGTCTGTTGTTATCCACTCCCTGCGCCTGTGCACATGAAACTGGAGGTGAATTTGCATACACTACCGAAGGCCTTGTTAAAGATGACTTTCTTAACGAGTGTATTTCCATGAATCGTGATCCAAAGAAGCACTGCCAGTTTTTCTGTAAGGAATGCGTTCTTGAAAGATCAAAAAATGAAGATGTCGTTGAACCTTGCAAAGGGCATCTAGTGAGGAAGTTCATCAAAGAATGCTGGTGGAAATGTGGCTGCAATATACTGTGTGGAAACCGAGTAGTACAGAGAGGAATAAGTCGCAAATTACAG GTGTTTATGATATCTGAAGTTAAGGGGTGGGGTCTACGTACACTGGAGGACCTGCCAAAAGGTGCATTTGTTTGTGAGTATGTTGGAGAAGTTTTAACGAATGCAGAGCTCTTTGATCGTGTTTCACGCAGTCCCAAAGGGGAGAAACATTCATATCCTGTTCTTCTTGATGCTGATTGGGGTGCGGAAGAAGTACTCAAAGACGAAGAAGCTCTTTGTTTGGATGCTACTTATTATGGAAATGTTGCGAGGTTTATCAATCACAG ATGTTATGACTCAAACATGGTTGAGATACCTGTGGAAGTGGAGACTCCGGATCACCACTATTATCAT CTCGCATTCTTTACTACAAGAAACGTGAAAGCGATGGAAGAACTTACTTGG GATTatggtattgattttgatgacCACGACCATCCTATAAAGGCATTTCGTTGTCAATGTGGCAGCAAGTTTTGCCGCAACATAAAACGTTCAAGTA GATCTAGATCATCGAGAAGATGA
- the LOC140886488 gene encoding probable inactive histone-lysine N-methyltransferase SUVR2 isoform X1, with translation MSKETKERVANAFRAMKSIGISEDKIKPVLKSLLKLFDKNWTLIEEENYRALADAIFERDEVEAAECSRRTLNSVAAEHPKQIVNGEKEDCLEEEAQASEEPERPLKRLRHRNQDGQISSPSTSNINAPKTPLVKPKEEPDELPEGNLPKANGSHCTVDPVDTCQSLGANKQEQHTSAKSLIVDEKNDPCQLSDIGKFQQNTSPGTERRLPSHPMRLRDRGKGSASPQSGEKSAVSGIPSDAACLKDPNNKCDNVLSPSPKQKSNTNHTLIKPKDEPIIDDTPCPGFPVAKVHPDTLNEGGALRMNGTIADDDPELSASHTAQRIGAADGNAAANELRNSGALAKIPADAPGAGCLGFRSVSGSIVQFDSGVPLPNALPLPPTCTGMDDVTTLKKMASLDDCGSNGVSCAEEMNDLSLEVAHQLLVAPNTVSSLDGVLDIAKGLEKVIITIMNEVNDERPPSFFYIPQNAVFQNAYLNFSLARMGDNNCCGTCSGDCLLLSTPCACAHETGGEFAYTTEGLVKDDFLNECISMNRDPKKHCQFFCKECVLERSKNEDVVEPCKGHLVRKFIKECWWKCGCNILCGNRVVQRGISRKLQVFMISEVKGWGLRTLEDLPKGAFVCEYVGEVLTNAELFDRVSRSPKGEKHSYPVLLDADWGAEEVLKDEEALCLDATYYGNVARFINHRCYDSNMVEIPVEVETPDHHYYHLAFFTTRNVKAMEELTWDYGIDFDDHDHPIKAFRCQCGSKFCRNIKRSSRSRSSRR, from the exons ATGAGCAAAGAGACAAAAGAAAGGGTTGCAAATGCCTTTCGTGCTATGAAAAGTATTGGGATCTCTGAGGATAAGATAAAGCCGGTATTGAAAAGTTTGCTAAAGTTGTTTGATAAAAATTGGACGCTTATTGAAGAAGAAAATTATCGAGCCCTTGCTGATGCTATTTTTGAGAGAGATGAAGTAGAG GCTGCAGAGTGCTCCAGGAGGACCTTGAACAGCGTA GCCGCAGAGCATCCGAAGCAGATTGTGAATGGTGAA AAAGAGGATTGCTTGGAGGAAGAAGCTCAGGCTTCTGAAGAGCCTGAACGGCCTTTAAAAAGACTGCGACATAGAAATCAGGATGGTCAAATTTCCTCCCCAAGCACTTCTAATATTAATGCACCCAAAACTCCACTTGTCAAGCCAAAAGAAGAACCAGATGAACTACCTGAAGGCAATTTGCCAAAGGCAAATGGTTCACACTGTACAGTGGATCCGGTTGACACATGTCAATCGCTTGGTGCTAATAAACAAGAGCAACATACTTCTGCCAAATCCTTGATTGTCGATGAGAAAAATGATCCCTGCCAGCTCAGTGACATAGGCAAATTTCAGCAAAATACCTCACCGGGAACAGAAAGGAGATTGCCTTCTCATCCAATGAGGCTGAGAGACAGAGGAAAGGGATCTGCCTCTCCACAGTCTGGGGAGAAGAGTGCAGTTTCTGGAATTCCATCTGATGCAGCATGCCTAAAAGACCCAAATAATAAGTGTGACAATGTTTTGTCACCCTCGCCCAAACAAAAGAGCAATACCAATCATACTCTGATTAAGCCTAAAGATGAGCCAATCATTGATGACACACCATGTCCAGGGTTTCCTGTGGCCAAGGTCCATCCAG ataCATTGAATGAAGGAGGCGCTTTGAGAATGAATGGCACCATTGCAGATGATGACCCTGAACTCTCAGCATCCCATACTGCTCAAAGAATAGGCGCAGCTGATGGAAATGCTGCTGCAAATGAACTGAGAAACAGTGGAGCTCTAGCAAAGATCCCAG CAGATGCCCCAGGTGCTGGATGTTTGGGTTTTAGGTCTGTTAGTGGATCAATTGTTCAGTTTGATTCTGGGGTGCCTCTTCCCAATGCATTGCCACTTCCTCCAACTTGTACTGGCATGGATGATGTCACAACTCTAAAGAAGATGGCAAGTCTAGATGACTGTGGATCAAACGGAGTGAGCTGTGCTGAAGAAATGAATGATTTGAGCTTGGAGGTTGCCCATCAGCTGCTAGTGGCTCCGAATACTGTCAGCTCACTTGATGGTGTTTTGGATATTGCCAAGGGACTGGAAAAAGTTATAATCACAATAATGAATGAAGTCAATGATGAGCGTCCTCCATCTTTCTTTTACATACCCCAAAATGCAGTTTTTCAAAATGCATATTTGAATTTCTCTCTGGCTCGTATGGGAGATAATAACTGTTGTGGTACTTGTTCTGGGGATTGTCTGTTGTTATCCACTCCCTGCGCCTGTGCACATGAAACTGGAGGTGAATTTGCATACACTACCGAAGGCCTTGTTAAAGATGACTTTCTTAACGAGTGTATTTCCATGAATCGTGATCCAAAGAAGCACTGCCAGTTTTTCTGTAAGGAATGCGTTCTTGAAAGATCAAAAAATGAAGATGTCGTTGAACCTTGCAAAGGGCATCTAGTGAGGAAGTTCATCAAAGAATGCTGGTGGAAATGTGGCTGCAATATACTGTGTGGAAACCGAGTAGTACAGAGAGGAATAAGTCGCAAATTACAG GTGTTTATGATATCTGAAGTTAAGGGGTGGGGTCTACGTACACTGGAGGACCTGCCAAAAGGTGCATTTGTTTGTGAGTATGTTGGAGAAGTTTTAACGAATGCAGAGCTCTTTGATCGTGTTTCACGCAGTCCCAAAGGGGAGAAACATTCATATCCTGTTCTTCTTGATGCTGATTGGGGTGCGGAAGAAGTACTCAAAGACGAAGAAGCTCTTTGTTTGGATGCTACTTATTATGGAAATGTTGCGAGGTTTATCAATCACAG ATGTTATGACTCAAACATGGTTGAGATACCTGTGGAAGTGGAGACTCCGGATCACCACTATTATCAT CTCGCATTCTTTACTACAAGAAACGTGAAAGCGATGGAAGAACTTACTTGG GATTatggtattgattttgatgacCACGACCATCCTATAAAGGCATTTCGTTGTCAATGTGGCAGCAAGTTTTGCCGCAACATAAAACGTTCAAGTA GATCTAGATCATCGAGAAGATGA